The genomic region CGTGGTCTTCCGGGAGGATAAGGCTGACTACTTTGCAGCTTTGGAAATTAGTAGGCAAACGGAGAACCTGACAGTGTTCAGGGAATTCATGCTTGAGCAGCATGGTAAATCCCTGAAACAGCATTTAATACCGCCCAATACCGCAACTTAATTTACAACTATATCTGCAACTTATACCGCAAGTTATTTTAGTTCTGCTTCTTATTCTCTTTGGCAATCTTCTCCTTCACAGCTGCTACAACGAAATCGTGAATGGAAATCCGGTCGCGCTTAGGTAAGCTATCTTGAATAGCGCGGATCTGAGCTAATTCGCTTTCGTAAATTTTGAAGGTAAAAGACTTGAGCTTATCCTCTTCAGGGGTTGTTTTAGCAGGGGCAGATACTGACGTTTCGAGCACAGAGCCACCCTTGCTGATCATCTCCTGCATGGCGGCATTGGTGAGTCTAGTAGGTGAAGTAGGAGGGAGGCCAAGCTTTGGTTTTTTCATGATAGTAGGTTCCTAAAAGAGTTGTCTTACAGGTTCTAAATTTGCAAGTAGATTTAGTTGTAAATCAGATTGTGATTTTAGTTGCATCTGTAGAAGTACCCATAGCAGCTTGCACACTGGCACACAGCTCCCTTATCTCGGAAGTAGCTTTATCATCTGCTGGCTTCATTTCCAAAACTCCCAATCCAGAGGCGGCGGCGTTAGCAAAGGATATACGATTACCCACAGCCGTTTCCAGAAACTGTAGGTACTCTGAGTCACGCAGTAGCTCTGCGGCTTCTTCCCGGTAGGTACCGCGTGGATCTGCCTTATTAATAAACGTCAGCGAGCGAAGGCCAGCATTGAAAGGGGCTACTTCAGCAATCAAGTTCTCCACTTTGCGCAACGTCCAGATGTCGAGCGAGCGAGGAGCGAAGGGCACTAGGTACACATGGGAGATGGTTAGTGCGGATCGTTGGCTTACCGTATCACGACCACCAGTATCGATAACGATGTCATCACATTTAGTAGCCAGACGCTGTACCTGGGCGTTGAGCTCCCGGCCTGTTACCTTGACTGTCGTATATCCTAAGTCTCCGTTAAGTGTCTGATGGCGGAACGACGTGAAGTCTGTCGATGATTCTTGGTCATCTGCATCAATGAGTATGACGTCTCTACCCTGCTGAAGTAAGTAGACTGTTAGATTCGTTGCTATAGTAGTCTTACCACTACCTCCTTTGATGCCCCCTACCGTGTAGATCATGTTGCTATGGTTGAACTAGTACCGGTTGTTATTTTAGTTGTAAATCTAGTTGTGATTTAAGTTTTAACAATGAAATCATTGGCTATCTTGATCTAAGTATGTCTTTAGCCACTACAATCCACAGGTTAAATGGCATATAATAAACTACATACAAGGATACAACCAAGCTATTTTTTTCTACTCTTTCACTGGCCTTAAACGGTTTCAGTAGTATACTTGATGAAAAAGTATGATTCAGCCAAGTGACTTCATAAATAGAGTTCGTTTGAACATGGCTTCCAATGGCTACTACTTCATGGTATTTACAGGCGGTGTATTTGCTTTTGCTGACGGTTATATGCCGCATTCCTAGTCTACATCGGGCCAGCGCTTTATCGTCCGACTTTCCCTCGCTTTCCCTGGTATGAGACCACCCCAATGGCTGCTGTATGGCCTACTGAGTAGCTGCTTTGCTTGTCAGCAACAGGCGAAAGAGGCTCCAGCCGCGGCAGAGCAGGACCTAGCCCCGCAGCCTGCAGTAGCCAACGCGTCGGTGGCCGCCACGCCGGTAGTCGAGGCATACTTCTCCTGGCATCAGGCCAGCCGGTATATTCTGGATCTAGCCTTTGCGCCCCGCACCTCGGAACTGGCACTGGTGCTGCAGTACCAGCGCCAGCCGGCCAATCACGACGGGCCACCTCCGCCTCCCTTGCCGGCCAACGACCGTAGTGAGGATCCAACCATTAGCCTGCTGGGCACCGATACGCGGCAGCTTACCCAGGTTGACTACGGCTGGACACCGGCCTTTTCGCCCGATGGGCGGATGTTGGCCTATAGCTACCAACTGCGGCCGATGCCCAACCTTCGCGCGCTGGCCTCCACCTTTACCGGTAATCCCATCCGGCTGTACGACCGCACCACGCGGCACATCACCACGGTAGCTCGCCCAGCACGGACGTTTTTGATCGAGCCGCAGTTCACGGGCCCGCAGGAATTGGTGTACCAAATTGGCGATACGACCAATGGCAGCTACGCAGGTGGCGTGGGGCTGCTGCAACTGAATCTGCGTACGCGACGCACCGATACGCTGTACGCGGTCCAGCGCAGCCATGGGCACTACCATTTACTAGGGGGCGTCTGGCCAGGCTCGGGGCAGCTGTACTACTCGGTAGCCGTACCTCAGGATCATTCTCTGTGGATGGCCAATACCTACGA from Hymenobacter sp. J193 harbors:
- a CDS encoding AAA family ATPase; this encodes MIYTVGGIKGGSGKTTIATNLTVYLLQQGRDVILIDADDQESSTDFTSFRHQTLNGDLGYTTVKVTGRELNAQVQRLATKCDDIVIDTGGRDTVSQRSALTISHVYLVPFAPRSLDIWTLRKVENLIAEVAPFNAGLRSLTFINKADPRGTYREEAAELLRDSEYLQFLETAVGNRISFANAAASGLGVLEMKPADDKATSEIRELCASVQAAMGTSTDATKITI